One Ricinus communis isolate WT05 ecotype wild-type chromosome 2, ASM1957865v1, whole genome shotgun sequence DNA segment encodes these proteins:
- the LOC8267829 gene encoding E3 ubiquitin-protein ligase ATL23: MHNGVQYAPLTPHPPLLISPSSPPASLSIPPPPPITAAAAANQNMLLSVFLALFLPCVGMSAIFLIYICLLWYAANHHHHSEIVTPVKPSAEKGLSASDLEKLPKTTGKELILGTECAVCLDEIESEQPARLVPGCNHGFHLECADTWLSNHSVCPVCRAKLDSQFFNASTDNPC; encoded by the coding sequence ATGCACAATGGTGTGCAATACGCACCCCTCACTCCTCATCCTCCCCTGCTCATCTCTCCTTCTTCGCCACCAGCCTCCTTGAGTATTCCTCCACCGCCTCCTATTACCGCCGCCGCCGCCGCAAACCAAAACATGCTTTTGTCAGTTTTTTTGGCGCTCTTTTTACCATGTGTTGGAATGAGtgcaatttttctaatttatatctGTCTTCTGTGGTACGCTGctaatcatcatcatcattcaGAAATTGTAACGCCTGTGAAACCTTCGGCTGAGAAGGGATTATCCGCGTCTGATCTTGAGAAACTGCCTAAAACGACGGGAAAGGAGCTGATTTTAGGAACTGAGTGTGCTGTGTGTTTGGATGAGATTGAAAGCGAGCAACCTGCGAGACTGGTTCCTGGCTGTAACCATGGTTTTCATTTGGAATGCGCTGATACCTGGCTTTCAAACCACTCTGTTTGCCCTGTTTGTAGGGCTAAGCTTGATTCCCAGTTTTTCAACGCTTCTACTGATAATCCTTGCTAA
- the LOC8267827 gene encoding probable 26S proteasome non-ATPase regulatory subunit 3 isoform X1: MTTQEDVGMKHNQTPSPSPSVPLALPSTLHHLKEIASLIVTASYSKEVRPMFRAVRLTVGIRRKLTAPLLSAFIDFALLPASDVHNRLSAYLPKENEHDMEVDSATSATRTPPKHTLPELEIYCYLLVLLFLIDRKKYNEAKACSSASIARIKNLNRRTVYVLASRLYFYYSYIYELTGNLADIRGDLLALHRIATLRHDELGQETLLNLLLRNYLHYNLYDQAEKLRSKAPRFEAHSNQQFCRYLFYLGNIRTIQLEYTNAKESLLQASRKAPVAARGFRIQCNKWAILVRLLLGEIPERTTFMQKGMERALRPYFELTNAVWIGDLELFRTVAEKFAETFNTDRTHNLIVRLRHNVIRTGLRNISISYSCISLADVAKKLRLDSASPVADAESIVAKAIRDGAIDATLDHVNGWMVSKETGDIYSTNEPQIAFNSRIAFCLNMHNEAVRALRFPPNTHKEKESAEKRRERQQQEQELAKHIAEEEDDDF, encoded by the exons ATGACGACTCAAGAAGATGTGGGGATGAAACATAATCAAactccttctccttctccttctgTTCCCTTAGCTCTTCCTTCCACGCTACATC ATTTGAAGGAAATAGCTTCGCTAATCGTCACCGCTTCCTATTCTAAGGAGGTTCGCCCAATGTTTCGCGCCGTTCGCCTGACAGTTGGAATTAGGCGGAAACTGACGGCTCCGCTGCTCTCTGCATTTATCGATTTTGCTCTCCTTCCCGCTTCTGATGTTCATAACCGTCTATCTGCTTATCTTCCTAAG GAAAATGAGCATGATATGGAAGTTGATAGTGCAACCTCTGCAACCCGAACTCCACCAAAACACACGCTTCCAGAGCTTGAGATTTACTGTTACTTGCTTGTGCTACTCTTTCTGATTGATCGTAAGAAGTACAATGAG GCTAAAGCCTGTTCTTCAGCAAGCATTGCTCGGATCAAAAACCTGAACAGAAGAACTGTCTATGTTCTAGCATCTAGACTCTACTTCTATTACTCGTATATCTATGAACTCACGGGCAATCTTGCTGACATTCGTGG TGACCTCCTTGCGTTGCATCGAATTGCCACATTGCGCCATGATGAGTTGGGTCAG GAAACACTTCTGAACTTGTTGCTTCGAAATTACCTCCACTATAATCTATATGATCAGGCAGAGAAACTGAGGTCTAAGGCACCACGATTTGAAGCACACTCAAATCAGCAG TTTTGCAGGTATCTATTTTACCTTGGAAATATTCGGACAATTCAGTTGGAGTATACCAATGCTAAAGAGAGTCTCTTGCAGGCATCTCGCAAAGCTCCTGTAGCCGCCCGTGGCTTCCGAATTCAATGTAACAAATGGGCTATACTGGTTCGTTTACTGTTAGGGGAAATACCTGAGAGGACAACTTTTATGCAAAAAGGAATGGAAAGGGCATTGAGGCCATACTTTGAGCTTACAAAT GCTGTATGGATTGGTGACTTGGAGCTGTTTAGGACTGTCGCAGAAAAGTTTGCTGAAACTTTCAATACTGATAGAACACACAATTTAATTGTTCGGCTGCGCCACAATGTCATTAGGACTGGGTTACGAAACATCAGCATTTCatattcctgcatctcccttgcTGATGTTGCTAAAAAGTTGAGGTTGGACTCTGCTAGCCCAGTTGCAGATGCTGAAAGCATTGTAGCGAAGGCTATCCGAGATGGTGCAATTGATGCCACATTGGATCATGTGAATGGGTGGATGGTGTCAAAGGAGACTGGAGATATTTACTCTACAAATGAGCCACAAATTGCTTTTAACTCCAGGATTGCTTTCTGTCTTAACATGCATAATGAGGCAGTCCGGGCTCTGCGATTCCCACCAAATACACACAAGGAGAAGGAGAGTGCTGAGAAGAGGAGAGAGCGGCAACAGCAGGAGCAAGAACTTGCAAAACATATTGCAgaggaagaagatgatgattttTAG
- the LOC107260941 gene encoding uncharacterized protein LOC107260941 → MPRPTLILLFAFVINVSKWGLDAQKLPPARYDGFLYEKHGPCRHHADTILIEAFFDPVCPDSRDSWPPLKQALHYYGSRTSLLLHLLPLPYHDNAYVASRALHIANNLNHSSTFPLLERFFKHQERFYNAQTRNLSRVSVVKDIVEFASVAIGNSYHSAIESGFNDRETDLQTRVSFKYSTSRGVFGTPTFYINGFVLPDAGSTLDYNGWRKFIDPLINAKKGKSEEHVHLSL, encoded by the exons ATGCCAAGGCCGACTCTGATTTTGCTCTTCGCGTTCGTTATTAACGTCTCTAAGTGGGGGTTAGATGCTCAAAAATTGCCGCCTGCGAGATACGATGGGTTCCTTTACGAGAAGCACGGCCCTTGCCGTCATCATGCGGATACTATCCTAATTGAAGCTTTCTTTGACCCTGTTTGCCCCGATAGCAGAGACTCTTGGCCTCCTCTCAAACAAGCTCTTCACTACTACGGCTCTCGCACTTCTCTCTTGCTTCATCTCCTCCCTTTACC ATACCATGACAATGCATACGTTGCTTCTCGTGCTTTGCATATTGCAAATAATCTGAATCATTCTTCTACATTTCCCTTGTTAGAGCGGTTCTTCAAGCATCAG GAGAGGTTCTATAATGCTCAAACACGCAACTTATCAAGAGTTTCTGTTGTAAAAGACATTGTGGAATTTGCAAGTGTAGCAATTGGCAATTCCTATCATTCTGCAATTGAATCTGGCTTTAATGACAGAGAGACTGATCTCCAAACAAGGGTTTCCTTCAAG TATAGTACCTCAAGAGGGGTATTTGGGACGCCTACTTTCTACATCAATGGATTTGTGTTGCCTGATGCTGGATCGACCTTAGATTATAATGGCTGGAGAAAATTCATTGATCCATTGATTAATGCGAAGAAGGGCAAAAGCGAGGAACATGTGCACTTATCGTTATGA
- the LOC8267827 gene encoding probable 26S proteasome non-ATPase regulatory subunit 3 isoform X2: MTTQEDVGMKHNQTPSPSPSVPLALPSTLHHLKEIASLIVTASYSKEVRPMFRAVRLTVGIRRKLTAPLLSAFIDFALLPASDVHNRLSAYLPKENEHDMEVDSATSATRTPPKHTLPELEIYCYLLVLLFLIDRKKYNEAKACSSASIARIKNLNRRTVYVLASRLYFYYSYIYELTGNLADIRGDLLALHRIATLRHDELGQETLLNLLLRNYLHYNLYDQAEKLRSKAPRFEAHSNQQASRKAPVAARGFRIQCNKWAILVRLLLGEIPERTTFMQKGMERALRPYFELTNAVWIGDLELFRTVAEKFAETFNTDRTHNLIVRLRHNVIRTGLRNISISYSCISLADVAKKLRLDSASPVADAESIVAKAIRDGAIDATLDHVNGWMVSKETGDIYSTNEPQIAFNSRIAFCLNMHNEAVRALRFPPNTHKEKESAEKRRERQQQEQELAKHIAEEEDDDF; the protein is encoded by the exons ATGACGACTCAAGAAGATGTGGGGATGAAACATAATCAAactccttctccttctccttctgTTCCCTTAGCTCTTCCTTCCACGCTACATC ATTTGAAGGAAATAGCTTCGCTAATCGTCACCGCTTCCTATTCTAAGGAGGTTCGCCCAATGTTTCGCGCCGTTCGCCTGACAGTTGGAATTAGGCGGAAACTGACGGCTCCGCTGCTCTCTGCATTTATCGATTTTGCTCTCCTTCCCGCTTCTGATGTTCATAACCGTCTATCTGCTTATCTTCCTAAG GAAAATGAGCATGATATGGAAGTTGATAGTGCAACCTCTGCAACCCGAACTCCACCAAAACACACGCTTCCAGAGCTTGAGATTTACTGTTACTTGCTTGTGCTACTCTTTCTGATTGATCGTAAGAAGTACAATGAG GCTAAAGCCTGTTCTTCAGCAAGCATTGCTCGGATCAAAAACCTGAACAGAAGAACTGTCTATGTTCTAGCATCTAGACTCTACTTCTATTACTCGTATATCTATGAACTCACGGGCAATCTTGCTGACATTCGTGG TGACCTCCTTGCGTTGCATCGAATTGCCACATTGCGCCATGATGAGTTGGGTCAG GAAACACTTCTGAACTTGTTGCTTCGAAATTACCTCCACTATAATCTATATGATCAGGCAGAGAAACTGAGGTCTAAGGCACCACGATTTGAAGCACACTCAAATCAGCAG GCATCTCGCAAAGCTCCTGTAGCCGCCCGTGGCTTCCGAATTCAATGTAACAAATGGGCTATACTGGTTCGTTTACTGTTAGGGGAAATACCTGAGAGGACAACTTTTATGCAAAAAGGAATGGAAAGGGCATTGAGGCCATACTTTGAGCTTACAAAT GCTGTATGGATTGGTGACTTGGAGCTGTTTAGGACTGTCGCAGAAAAGTTTGCTGAAACTTTCAATACTGATAGAACACACAATTTAATTGTTCGGCTGCGCCACAATGTCATTAGGACTGGGTTACGAAACATCAGCATTTCatattcctgcatctcccttgcTGATGTTGCTAAAAAGTTGAGGTTGGACTCTGCTAGCCCAGTTGCAGATGCTGAAAGCATTGTAGCGAAGGCTATCCGAGATGGTGCAATTGATGCCACATTGGATCATGTGAATGGGTGGATGGTGTCAAAGGAGACTGGAGATATTTACTCTACAAATGAGCCACAAATTGCTTTTAACTCCAGGATTGCTTTCTGTCTTAACATGCATAATGAGGCAGTCCGGGCTCTGCGATTCCCACCAAATACACACAAGGAGAAGGAGAGTGCTGAGAAGAGGAGAGAGCGGCAACAGCAGGAGCAAGAACTTGCAAAACATATTGCAgaggaagaagatgatgattttTAG
- the LOC8267828 gene encoding ribonuclease P protein subunit p25-like protein, which produces MDRYQRVEKPKADTPIDENEIRITSQGRMRSYISYAMTLLQEKGSNEIVFKAMGRAINKTVTIVELIKRRIVGLHQITAIGSTDIIDTWEPLEEGLLPLETTRHVSMITITLSKKELNTSTVGYQPPLPAEQVKGSVEFDYEGEVSPNRGRGRGGRGRGRGGRGNGFVAEYEDGGWDRNRGPGRGRGRGRGRSGFRGRGRGGYNGPSHADMQQDGGYNYDAFAQGRGRGRGRGNRGRGRGFRSNGPIQAAA; this is translated from the exons ATGGATCGGTACCAGAGAGTGGAGAAACCAAAAGCGGATACACCAATTGATGAGAATGAGATTCGTATTACAAGTCAAGGAAGGATGCGCAGTTATATCTCATATGCCATGACTCTGCTTCAa GAAAAAGGGTCAAATGAAATAGTATTCAAAGCAATGGGAAGAGCCATCAATAAGACTGTGACAATAGTGGAGTTGATTAAG AGAAGAATTGTTGGTCTCCATCAGATCACAGCAATTGGATCCACAGACATTATTGATACATGGGAGCCCCTTGAGGAAGGCCTCCTTCC TCTGGAGACCACAAGGCATGTTTCTATGATTACAATTACCCTTTCGAAGAAGGAACTGAATACATCTACCGTTGG GTATCAGCCTCCATTGCCTGCAGAACAGGTTAAGGGGTCCGTAGAATTTGATTATGAAGGAG AGGTCTCACCAAATCGAGGTAGGGGTCGTGGAGGTAGAGGAAGGGGTCGTGGTGGTAGAG GTAATGGATTTGTTGCTGAATATGAAGATGGTGGTTGGGATCGCAACAGGGGCCCCGGCAGGGGCAGGGGTCGAGGAAGAGGGCGTAGTGGTTTCCGTGGTCGTGGCAGAGGAGGATACAATGGACCATCACATGCTGATATGCAGCAAGATGGAGGCTATAATTATGATGCATTTGCTCAAGGCCGTg GTCGTGGCCGTGGGAGGGGAAATCGTGGGAGGGGCCGTGGATTTAGATCTAATGGGCCGATCCAGGCAGCTGCATGA